From a region of the Halomonas sp. HL-93 genome:
- a CDS encoding NAD(P)-dependent oxidoreductase: MTSPLNHLPSAKEVGTYDPNTLASNFSDLHPPLTHRQAMIESQRCLYCFDAPCVEACPSEIDIPSFIRQISENNVNGAAETILEANILGGSCARVCPTEILCERSCVRNHDAECQPVLIGLLQRHATDHMQFDGHPFKRAATTGRHVAVVGAGPAGLSCAHRLAMLGHQVTIFEAEQKPGGLNEYGIARYKMTDDFARKEVEFLLEIGGIDIQYGKRLGDNLELANLHKQYDSVFLGLGLGASRALGLTGEDAPGLMPAVDYIKTLRQTDDLGSLAVAKRCIVIGAGNTAIDMATQMARLGATEVTLVYRRGVESMSATDHEQEIAKANGVRMITWAQPDDILLDSEGRVAGMRFAKTREQAGQLTTTDDTFEIPADAIFKAIGQGFDGESLSDATAAELARDGERIQVDDMLRTSLPNVYAGGDCIKPGQDLTVQAVQHGKLAAHAIHQALTAKQEAA, encoded by the coding sequence CTGCACCCGCCGCTGACCCATCGCCAGGCGATGATCGAAAGTCAGCGCTGTCTCTACTGCTTCGATGCGCCCTGCGTGGAGGCCTGCCCGTCGGAGATCGACATCCCGAGCTTCATTCGCCAGATCAGCGAAAACAACGTCAACGGCGCGGCGGAAACCATCCTGGAAGCCAATATCCTGGGCGGCAGCTGCGCCCGGGTGTGTCCGACGGAAATTCTTTGCGAGCGTAGCTGCGTGCGCAACCACGATGCCGAGTGCCAGCCGGTGCTGATCGGCCTGCTGCAGCGCCACGCCACCGACCATATGCAGTTCGATGGTCACCCGTTCAAACGGGCGGCCACCACCGGCCGTCATGTGGCCGTAGTGGGTGCCGGGCCAGCGGGGCTCTCCTGCGCGCATCGCCTGGCGATGCTGGGCCATCAGGTGACCATTTTTGAAGCCGAGCAAAAGCCTGGCGGGCTGAACGAATACGGTATTGCCCGCTACAAGATGACCGACGACTTTGCCCGCAAGGAAGTCGAGTTTTTGCTTGAGATCGGCGGCATCGATATTCAGTATGGGAAGCGCCTGGGCGACAACCTTGAACTCGCTAATCTGCACAAACAGTACGACAGCGTATTCCTCGGCTTGGGCTTGGGTGCCAGCCGCGCCTTGGGCCTCACCGGGGAAGATGCACCAGGCCTGATGCCCGCCGTGGACTACATCAAGACCCTGCGCCAAACCGACGACCTGGGCAGCCTGGCAGTCGCCAAGCGCTGCATCGTGATTGGCGCAGGCAATACCGCCATCGATATGGCCACCCAAATGGCCCGCCTGGGCGCCACCGAGGTGACGCTGGTCTACCGCCGCGGCGTCGAGTCGATGTCCGCCACCGATCATGAGCAGGAGATCGCCAAAGCCAACGGCGTGCGCATGATCACCTGGGCGCAGCCCGATGACATTCTGCTGGATTCAGAAGGACGCGTAGCGGGTATGCGATTCGCCAAGACCCGGGAACAGGCGGGGCAATTGACGACCACCGACGACACCTTCGAGATTCCCGCCGACGCCATCTTCAAGGCGATCGGTCAGGGCTTTGACGGTGAAAGTCTCAGCGACGCTACCGCTGCTGAGCTCGCCCGTGACGGCGAACGCATCCAGGTGGATGACATGCTGCGCACCTCGCTACCTAACGTTTACGCCGGCGGTGACTGCATCAAGCCCGGTCAGGATCTCACCGTACAGGCCGTCCAGCACGGCAAGCTGGCCGCCCACGCCATTCATCAGGCGCTTACCGCCAAGCAGGAGGCCGCATGA